One Actinomycetota bacterium genomic window carries:
- a CDS encoding type II toxin-antitoxin system VapC family toxin, translating to MIILDTTVLVYAVGGEHRLADPCRRLIEAVGSGRVDAITTPEAVQEFVHVRARRRSRSDAAKLGRAYADLLSPLLVIDGQLLSAGIRLFERSKKLGASDAVMAAAAMATDAEALVSADRSFDEVRSLIWWDPSGPEVAGLFN from the coding sequence ATGATCATCCTCGACACCACCGTGCTGGTCTATGCAGTCGGCGGCGAGCACCGGCTGGCCGATCCTTGCCGGCGGCTCATCGAAGCCGTCGGCAGCGGACGAGTCGATGCCATCACGACGCCCGAGGCGGTCCAGGAATTCGTCCACGTTCGTGCTCGACGGAGGTCGAGGAGCGACGCGGCGAAGCTCGGGCGTGCGTACGCGGATCTTCTGTCGCCGCTGCTCGTGATCGACGGTCAGCTGCTGTCCGCGGGCATCCGGCTGTTCGAGCGCTCCAAGAAGCTCGGCGCATCCGACGCCGTCATGGCGGCAGCTGCGATGGCGACGGATGCCGAGGCATTGGTCTCGGCCGACCGTTCCTTCGACGAGGTCAGGTCTCTGATCTGGTGGGATCCATCCGGCCCGGAGGTCGCCGGGCTGTTCAACTAG